One genomic region from Amaranthus tricolor cultivar Red isolate AtriRed21 chromosome 12, ASM2621246v1, whole genome shotgun sequence encodes:
- the LOC130828789 gene encoding uncharacterized protein LOC130828789, translated as MTQLLRRAEERNQQTLITIHDEEQESKASPFGNDDDQPQNPNQNHRKRVASLDIFRGFTVALMILVDDAGGEWPMITHAPWNGCNLADFVMPFFLFIVGMAIPLALKRIPDSVIAGRKVIFRTLKLLFWGILLQGGYFHAPDKLTYGVDMKRMRWCGILQRIALSYLVVAFLEIATKSSQVMSQLPGRFFIFKLYCRQWVAGACVLIIYWSLLYGLYVPDWQFTIQNVDSPDNGRHFTVMCGVRGKLNPPCNAVGYVDRKLLGIYHLYNHPAWRRSKACTANSPYEGPLLENAPSWCHAPFEPEGILSSISAILSTIVGVHFVHVLIHVENHTGRLKHWVSMGISLLILGFLLHFTNAIPLNKQLYTFSYVCVTSGAAALVFSAFYVLVDILEVKYLFLPFKWIGMNAMLVFVLAAEGIFAGFINGWYYDDPHTTLIYWIQEHIFIGVWHSKKVGILLYVIFAEILFWAALAGIFHRLKIYWKL; from the exons ATGACTCAATTATTGCGGCGGGCAGAAGAACGAAATCAGCAAACTTTAATCACTATTCATGATGAAGAACAGGAATCCAAAGCATCACCATTTggaaatgatgatgatcaacctCAAAATCCCAACCAGAATCACAGGAAACGTGTTGCTTCTCTGGACATTTTTAGGGGTTTCACCGTTGCT CTGATGATTTTGGTAGATGATGCTGGAGGAGAATGGCCAATGATTACACATGCACCATGGAATGGCTGCAATTTAGCTGATTTTGTCATGCCTTTCTTCTTATTCATCGTTGGCATGGCAATTCCATTAGCTCTCAAG AGGATACCCGACAGTGTCATAGCAGGCAGAAAAGTAATCTTCAGGACCCTCAAACTTCTATTTTGGGGCATACTTTTGCAAg GAGGGTACTTTCATGCTCCCGATAAACTTACATATGGAGTTGACATGAAAAGAATGCGATGGTGTGGAATTCTTCAG AGAATCGCTCTTTCGTATCTGGTTGTTGCCTTTTTGGAGATTGCCACGAAATCATCTCAAGTCATGAGTCAATTACCTGGCCGATTCTTCATTTTTAAGTTATACTGCAGACAATG GGTTGCTGGAGCATGTGTTCTTATTATTTACTGGTCTCTACTCTATGGATTATATGTCCCAGATTGGCAATTCACCATTCAGAATGTGGATAGCCCTGATAATGGAAGGCATTTCACG GTGATGTGCGGGGTGAGAGGGAAACTAAATCCTCCTTGTAATGCTGTTGGTTATGTTGATAGGAAACTGCTAGGTATTTATCATTTGTATAATCATCCAGCGTGGAGGAGATCTAAG GCTTGCACAGCAAACTCTCCTTACGAGGGGCCTCTTTTGGAAAATGCTCCATCCTGGTGTCATGCACCATTCGAGCCTGAAGGAATTTTGAG CTCCATCTCTGCCATACTTTCAACGATCGTTGGAGTTCATTTTGTCCATGTACTTATTCATGTAGAG AATCATACTGGCAGGCTGAAGCATTGGGTTTCGATGGGCATTTCTCTCCTTATCTTGGGATTCTTGCTTCATTTTACCAATG CAATCCCTTTGAACAAGCAGCTATATACATTCAGCTATGTTTGCGTAACATCCGGTGCAGCAGCCTTAGTATTCTCGGCCTTCTATGTTCTG GTTGACATTTTAGAGGTTAAATACTTGTTTCTTCCATTTAAGTGGATTGGCATGAATGCTATGCTTGTGTTTGTTCTGGCTGCTGAGGGCATTTTTGCTGGATTTATCAATGGGTGGTATTATGATGATCCTCATACTACACTG ATATATTGGATTCAAGAGCATATTTTCATCGGCGTATGGCATTCGAAAAAGGTCGGAATCTTGTTGTATGTGATTTTTGCCGAAATCCTATTTTGGGCTGCTCTTGCTGGCATTTTCCACCGGCTTAAGATATATTGGAAGCTGTAG